The following coding sequences lie in one Zingiber officinale cultivar Zhangliang chromosome 2B, Zo_v1.1, whole genome shotgun sequence genomic window:
- the LOC122047797 gene encoding putative leucine-rich repeat receptor-like protein kinase At2g19210: MTVAWCCLLVGFAAIAVVQVHCQLPDTQGFISIDCGIEEGSTYSDPITNLTYVSDGSYIDTGVNANISREHVTEQQARSFLNVRSFPNSSRNCYDITGITIGSKYLLRAMFMYGNYDGRNSRSISFDLYLGVNLWKTINLTDPATTFWTEALAVALDDAFSVCLVNTGKGTPFVSAMDVRPLSDGIYPEVNATRTMVVFERLNMGPTSGIIRYPDDKYDRLWDSYINIPLWTEISTNSTVNNLAIDFFEAPSVVMQTAVTPANSSNLYYSWKLDPGDLSEVLAVLYFSEFLTLTGNMSRQFYIYLNDFLWYNQPFDTPLLLKNYVYGLNPIVGYQQYNMTLQALSNSTLPPILNAMEILTRMGDSNVATNSEDVDAILTIKELYQIKRNWRGDPCSPRGFAWDGINCTFSLSDPPRITSINVSSSGLTGTINTAFARFGEIQYLDLSNNNITGTIPGFLGRLSSLKLLDLTNNNLTGSIPSELLAEAQNELLTLRFEGNPYLCSDGSSCQLIASSTKRKISTPVIVTLCVLPLLMLVLVVFLVWRYRKKKGYGIGNPVNQQKRPIFNEIQKHQEVQSSPLQFENRQFTYLELKDITNNFNRVLGEGGFGTVYYGCLKDGLEVAVKMRSEAAPQGPMEFLSEAQFLLRVHHRNLVSMVGYCKDGNYMGLVYEYMAQGTVRDHLKGRTQNMTSLSWQQRLQIAVESAQGLEYLHTACKPPIIHRDVKTANILLSERFEAKISDFGISKTLSEADTHILTIVMGTAGYLDPEYHVTSQLSSKSDVYSFGVVILELVTGQAPIVTSADKAHISVWVRQRLTRGNVEDVVDPRLHNEYDVNSVWKCIDTALGCLARAPQARPTMGNVVAQLKSSLELENLRIKNGNSVASSQSMFTSSY; the protein is encoded by the exons ATGACTGTCGCTTGGTGCTGTCTCCTCGTCGGTTTCGCTGCCATTGCCGTCGTTCAAGTTCACTGCCAGTTACCAGACACTCAAG GGTTTATAAGCATCGACTGCGGGATCGAAGAGGGATCTACTTACAGCGATCCAATCACCAATCTCACCTACGTCTCCGACGGCTCCTACATCGACACCGGCGTAAACGCGAACATCTCGAGGGAACACGTCACCGAGCAGCAAGCTAGAAGTTTCCTCAACGTGCGAAGCTTCCCGAACAGCAGCCGCAACTGCTACGACATCACCGGGATCACGATAGGGTCGAAGTACCTGCTGAGGGCGATGTTCATGTACGGGAACTACGACGGGCGGAACAGTCGGTCGATCTCGTTCGATCTCTACCTGGGGGTGAATCTGTGGAAGACGATCAACTTGACGGACCCAGCGACGACCTTCTGGACGGAGGCGCTGGCGGTGGCGCTGGACGATGCGTTCTCGGTGTGCCTGGTGAACACGGGGAAGGGGACGCCGTTCGTGTCGGCGATGGACGTGAGGCCGTTGAGCGACGGCATTTACCCGGAGGTGAACGCCACCCGCACCATGGTGGTCTTCGAGAGGCTTAACATGGGACCCACCAGTGGGATCATCAG GTATCCCGACGATAAATACGACCGCTTATGGGATTCCTACATCAACATCCCCCTCTGGACCGAGATATCCACCAACAGCACCGTTAACAACCTCGCTATTGACTTTTTCGAGGCGCCGTCTGTGGTGATGCAGACGGCGGTGACCCCCGCGAACTCCAGCAATCTCTATTACTCGTGGAAGTTGGATCCGGGCGATCTCAGCGAGGTCTTGGCCGTCTTGTATTTCTCCGAGTTCCTGACCCTCACCGGCAACATGTCGAGGCAATTCTACATTTACCTCAACGATTTTCTCTGGTACAACCAACCTTTCGACACGCCTCTTCTCTTAAAGAACTACGTCTACGGCCTCAATCCCATCGTCGGATATCAGCAGTACAACATGACTCTTCAGGCGCTGAGCAATTCCACCCTGCCGCCTATCCTCAATGCAATGGAGATCTTGACCAGGATGGGCGACTCAAATGTGGCAACGAATAGTGAAGATG TTGATGCCATACTTACAATAAAAGAGTTGTATCAGATCAAAAGAAATTGGAGAGGAGATCCTTGTTCTCCAAGAGGGTTTGCTTGGGATGGAATAAATTGTACTTTTAGCTTATCTGATCCTCCAAGGAtcacaagcat AAATGTGTCCTCAAGTGGATTAACTGGTACAATAAATACTGCATTTGCTAGGTTTGGAGAAATCCAGTACTT GGACTTGTCAAACAACAACATAACAGGGACAATACCTGGTTTTCTAGGGCGTTTATCTTCGCTCAAACTCCT AGATTTGACTAATAACAATTTAACTGGATCCATTCCTTCTGAACTTCTTGCAGAAGCACAAAATGAATTGCTCACATTGAG ATTTGAAGGAAATCCTTATCTTTGTTCTGATGGAAGTTCATGTCAGCTAATAGCATCATCAACAAAGAGGAAGATATCAACACCTGTAATTGTAACTCTTTGTGTGCTTCCTCTCCTGATGTTAGTTTTGGTGGTATTCCTTGTCTGGAGATACAGAAAGAAAAAGG GATATGGGATTGGTAATCCTGTAAACCAACAAAAACGACCTATCTTCAACGAAATACAGAAGCACCAAGAGGTCCAAAGCAGCCCACTGCAATTTGAGAATCGCCAATTCACGTACTTGGAGTTGAAGGATATAACAAATAATTTCAACAGAGTCCTTGGTGAAGGAGGATTTGGGACTGTCTACTATGGGTGCTTAAAAGATGGTCTTGAAGTGGCAGTGAAGATGAGATCTGAAGCAGCACCTCAAGGACCTATGGAATTTCTTTCTGAG GCCCAGTTTCTGTTGAGGGTTCATCACAGAAATTTAGTTTCTATGGTTGGCTACTGCAAGGATGGAAACTATATGGGACTCGTATATGAGTATATGGCCCAAGGAACTGTACGAGATCATTTGAAAG GAAGAACACAGAACATGACATCTTTAAGTTGGCAGCAGCGTCTCCAGATTGCAGTTGAATCTGCACAAG GACTGGAGTATCTGCACACGGCCTGCAAACCACCTATCATTCACAGAGATGTCAAGACAGCAAATATACTCCTGAGCGAAAGGTTCGAGGCAAAGATATCAGATTTTGGAATATCAAAGACTTTAAGCGAGGCAGACACTCATATATTGACCATAGTGATGGGAACAGCAGGATACTTGGATCCAGA GTACCACGTTACCAGCCAGCTCAGTAGCAAAAGTGATGTTTATAGCTTTGGGGTGGTCATTTTGGAGCTGGTGACCGGGCAAGCTCCAATCGTAACCAGCGCAGATAAGGCACACATCTCAGTATGGGTCCGCCAAAGGCTCACCCGAGGAAACGTAGAGGACGTTGTTGATCCAAGACTGCACAATGAGTACGATGTGAATTCTGTCTGGAAGTGCATCGATACCGCACTAGGATGCCTGGCAAGAGCACCCCAAGCAAGGCCGACCATGGGGAATGTGGTTGCACAGCTGAAGAGCAGCTTGGAACTAGAGAACCTTCGTATTAAGAACGGTAACTCTGTCGCTAGCAGTCAGTCGATGTTCACGTCGAGCTACTAG